CATGTCAGCTCTACATGCGTCGTTTCAACGATGGTGACGTTATCACCGTTGAGCCTTGGCGTTCTGCTGGTTTCCCTATCATCAAGGACTGTATGGTTGACCGTTCAGCATTCGACAAGATCATCCAGGCAGGTGGTTACACCAGCATCCGTACAGGTCAGGCTCAGGATGCCAACGCTATCCTGATTCCTAAGGAGAATGCAGACGAGGCAATGGATTGCGCTACATGTATCGGTTGTGGTGCTTGTGTTGCAGCATGTAAGAATGGTTCTGCCATGCTCTTCGTCAGCTCAAAGGTTAGCCAGTTGGCACTTCTCCCACAGGGTCGTGTAGAGGCTGCTACCCGTGCTAAGAAGATGATTGCACGCATGGATGAGCTTGGATTCGGTAACTGTACAAACACTCGTGCTTGCGAGGCTGTTTGTCCTAAGAACGAGTCTATTGCTAACATCGCCCGCTTGAACCGTGAGTTCTTGAAGGCTAAGTTGGCTGACTAATCCATCGCATAGATTTAGAATTCTGAATATTCTTCCGCATTCATTCTGCTTTTCTTGCAGGTTTTGCTGAGTGCGGGAGAATTTTCCCAAAACTACTTCACACTACACTCTTTAGGGAGTAAGTGGTTGAAGTATAAGAAGTTGAGTGAGTGTAGTGTGCCCTTTGACACTTCACTCACTCTTCACTTTTTAAGGGCACACTACACTTCTGAAATTTTTAGCGAGTGAAGTGTGTGTGTAGTGTGAGTGTAGTGTGCAGATGAGTATTGCACTCCTTTTATTTGTTGATAATCAAGATGTTATGGAAGAAGAGTGTAGTGTGTAGTCTATTTACTCAATCCTTTCTATACGCTTCTGCTTTTTCGTTCGTCCCTTTTAAATTTTTCTTTGTTCTTTTTGATTTTCGTTCTCTTTTTGATTTGTGCCTTTGGATGGCAAATTATTGCCCTGGCAAGGGCAATCTTTTGCCATAGTGAGGCAAAAAGCAGTGTGTGGTGCTTTAAAACAGGATCTTGGGTAAGATATTTCCTTATTTATTTTGTATTTTCATCAGAATATCGTAATTTTGCGGTTATTATTGAATAGTAGTTAAAGAAAAGTGAAGTTACAGAAAAGTGAAGTTACAGAAAAGTGAAGTTACGGAAATGATGAACCAGGCAACACAAGATTTTATTCGCCAGCACCAGGACGAGGATGTCCGCCAGTTGGCTTTTCTCGGAAGCAAGAATCCGGAAGTAGATATGCCTTTCGCCCTCGACCAGATTCGCGGGCGAAAGATGGCTCGTGCCAAGTTGCCCCTTTGGGCGAACATAGATGGCATCATCTATCCCCCTCATATTTCGATGGAGCAATGCTCCTCAGAATCCACTGCACTTTATAAGGCTGAATTGGCAGCGAGACTGCTCGGCTTGCCAGTTTCTTCATCAGAAAATGAAAATGCAGCAGGAAACGCTTCAGATTCTCACTTTTCTAAAATTTGCGAATTTGTGAGCGAAAGGGCGGTTGATTCAGAATACGCCAAAAATGAAGGCACTTTTGAAAAGAAACAGATATTAACGGAATCAGAAGATAATGTTAATGAAGTAAAAAACGAAACTGGTCAGGAAGATTTTTCTGAAGAAATAGAGTTTGTAGACCTGACAGGCGGCTTTGGGGTAGATTTCTCTTACATCGCTTCCCGATTGGGAATGAGTTCGATGTATGTGGAGCGTCAGGCTCATCTCTGCGAGGCGGCAAAGGAGAACTTCGAGCGCTTGGGCTTGAAGAACGCCATCGTGAAGAATGAGGATGGAATAGAAGTGCTTCATTCGTTAAAGGAATTAAAGTTAATCTTCATAGATCCCGCCCGTAGAGACGATGCGGGCAACAAGGTGGTATCCTTGAAGGATTGCACACCCGATGTCACCGTTTTGCAGGAAGAGATGCTTTTGAAGGCAGATTACGTTATCATCAAACTCTCTCCGATGCTCGACTGGCACCGTGCCATAAGCGAATTAAGCCACGTAAGAGAGGTTCATATCATCTCCGTGAACAATGAGTGCAAGGAGCTTCTTTTAGTGCTGTCAGCGCGAAATATGGGCGAAATGGAGGCTTCATCGG
The Segatella copri DNA segment above includes these coding regions:
- a CDS encoding succinate dehydrogenase/fumarate reductase iron-sulfur subunit, translating into MARNISFTVKYWKQDGPTAQGHFDTHEMKNIPDDTSFLEMLDILNEELIESGQEPFVFDHDCREGICGMCSLYINGTPHGKTERGATTCQLYMRRFNDGDVITVEPWRSAGFPIIKDCMVDRSAFDKIIQAGGYTSIRTGQAQDANAILIPKENADEAMDCATCIGCGACVAACKNGSAMLFVSSKVSQLALLPQGRVEAATRAKKMIARMDELGFGNCTNTRACEAVCPKNESIANIARLNREFLKAKLAD
- a CDS encoding class I SAM-dependent methyltransferase; translated protein: MKLQKSEVTEMMNQATQDFIRQHQDEDVRQLAFLGSKNPEVDMPFALDQIRGRKMARAKLPLWANIDGIIYPPHISMEQCSSESTALYKAELAARLLGLPVSSSENENAAGNASDSHFSKICEFVSERAVDSEYAKNEGTFEKKQILTESEDNVNEVKNETGQEDFSEEIEFVDLTGGFGVDFSYIASRLGMSSMYVERQAHLCEAAKENFERLGLKNAIVKNEDGIEVLHSLKELKLIFIDPARRDDAGNKVVSLKDCTPDVTVLQEEMLLKADYVIIKLSPMLDWHRAISELSHVREVHIISVNNECKELLLVLSARNMGEMEASSADGEVKHVGNLRIYCINDAQSFVCEELDMEASQVKIAPSTLEEMQYLYEPNASLMKAGCFGVLSERYDARMLSKNSHLFVSREPIAVFPGRSFRIIAVSSFNKKELKRHLSGITKANIATRNFPLSVAELRKRLKLKDGGETYIFATTLSDESHVLVITEKA